ACGGAAGAATCGACCTGTGCGCCGTCTTCGACCAGCGTGAAGTGGCAGCCGAAGTCTTCGGCCAGCGGAATGCCAAGCGGCGGAGCCTCAAAGCCGCGACCGTCCCGCTGGGCGTGGTAGCGACCGACGGCCTGGATGTAGCTGGTGGCACCGAAAATCGGGATGCCCGTCGCTCTCCGGGATCGGACGACTCGGATGTCGAACCGGTTCCGCAGCTCCGGCAGTGCCTGCTGCTTCATGTCGACGTATCCGACCGCCTTGATGGACTGGAGGACGCCGCTGCGGATCAGCATGACGCCCGCCGGAGTGCCGTCTCGATGAGCGATGATGGCGGCGTCGGCTCCGCGGGCGATGCGACCCGCCAAAGTCCGGACTACCGCGACCAGCGGGTCGATCATCACTTGGCGGGCGGTGCAGACCAGTACGAGCGCACTTGGATCCTGGCCGAGTACCAAGTCGTGCAGAAGGCCACCCGTACCACGATGGGGCGAGATATCAGTTTCGACTGTAAACGCACCCGCGGGCCGCGGTACCACGCCGGGTGGGCTGACGGCGCTGGGCAGTCGCTGATTGGGGTTGAAGACGAGTCGCGTGGGCAAGAAATCTTGTCCCGCCAGCTCCGCGACGCCCTCGCCCCAGCGGAGCCAGCCGTCGATGAGCCGCTCCATTTTTCCAGGATGTTGCTCCGCGTGATCGGCTCGCCGGCACAGCGGCATCTCCAGCACCGGCCGCTCCGCCGCGACGGCGAGTCGGCTTGGCAGCGCCTGTCCGCCCAGCAGGATCATCTCGCGCAGGTCACGCAGCACGTCCCGCTCGTTCCCCTCGGCCGGCTGGGCCTGGTGGCTGACGATGTCGCCGGCATGATCCTCCGCCCGCACCGCAGGCATCTCGGGCTGGACCGGCGCCGCGGGCGTGGCTGAACCGTTGACGGGCTCGGGGGAGAGCCGACCCGGTGCCGGAACCACTCTCGCCCGGCCGGACACACGCTCGAAGAGCGAGCCCATCAGCAGCTTCGCCGCGTAGGGCGGGCCGTCGAAGAGGTACCGTTTGCCCAGGCGACCCGGTTCCTGATAGAGCCGGTGGATCCACTCCAGCCCGTTGTTCCGCATCCACGCCGGGGCACGCGAGACCTCGCCCGTGATGAAGCTGAAGCTGATGCCGATGCCGAGCCACCACGCACGAGGCAGCGTCGGCTGAAGCTGGCGAATCAGCCGCTCCTGTTTCGGTGAGCCGAGTGCGACGAAGACGATGTCCGGCTGCGCGTCGCGTAGAGCGTCGACGATCTGGGCAAAACGTACGGGATTTTGCTCATATCCACGCTCGGGGCAGTGCGTGCCGGCGATGCGAATCTCCGGGTGCCGCTCTTTCAGCACCTTCGCCGAGCCCTCGGCTGTGCCGGGATCACCGCCCAGCAGAAACAGGCTTCGTCGCTGCTCGGCCGCGCCGGCGCTGAGCGAGTTGATCAGGTTGCTCCCCGCCACGCGCTCGGGCAAAGGCGTTCCCTGAATGCGGCTCGCCCACACCAGCGGCATGCCGTCGGCGACGACCAGGTCGAAGTCGGCGACCAGCGCCTTGAACGACACGCCCTTGTTCGCGCGGAACAGGTGATCCAGATTCGGCGTCACCACCGTCCCGCCGCGACCCACGGCCAACTCGCTCAGGATGACGCGGACGACCTGCTCCTCCGTCACGCGGTGGATCGAAATGCCGGCAAGACGCGTCCGCTCGAGGTCTTCAACGTACAGCCGATCGCCATTGAGATCGGCGGGCTGGACGGCAGCGTCGGGTTGGTCGGTTGCGTCGGGCACGTCGTCGTCGCCGGCCAGTTTACCTTTTTGGCCCAGCGCATCACCGTCAGTCTCGCCGAAGTCGGCGGCAAGCGACGATGCGGCGTTGGGGGAAGTCTGAAGCGTCAAGGCAAGGCTGCGATGGGGAAAGGCAGGGCCGGCGATCGGTTCCGGTGACAGGCGCACCGCACACCCCGGGCGTTGCAGTCGCACGCCACAAGCGTCCCGACATCGATTTCGTCGGCACAATCGGCCCGCATCTCCAGCTCTGACCGGGGACGCGGACGGCTATCGGGTGACCGCAGCAAGACACCGCGCCCTCCACAACGTTGGGCGCGATCGACGCAGAACTCGCCGTTCACTCAACTCGTCGCCGG
This window of the Planctomycetota bacterium genome carries:
- a CDS encoding WecB/TagA/CpsF family glycosyltransferase, which produces MTLQTSPNAASSLAADFGETDGDALGQKGKLAGDDDVPDATDQPDAAVQPADLNGDRLYVEDLERTRLAGISIHRVTEEQVVRVILSELAVGRGGTVVTPNLDHLFRANKGVSFKALVADFDLVVADGMPLVWASRIQGTPLPERVAGSNLINSLSAGAAEQRRSLFLLGGDPGTAEGSAKVLKERHPEIRIAGTHCPERGYEQNPVRFAQIVDALRDAQPDIVFVALGSPKQERLIRQLQPTLPRAWWLGIGISFSFITGEVSRAPAWMRNNGLEWIHRLYQEPGRLGKRYLFDGPPYAAKLLMGSLFERVSGRARVVPAPGRLSPEPVNGSATPAAPVQPEMPAVRAEDHAGDIVSHQAQPAEGNERDVLRDLREMILLGGQALPSRLAVAAERPVLEMPLCRRADHAEQHPGKMERLIDGWLRWGEGVAELAGQDFLPTRLVFNPNQRLPSAVSPPGVVPRPAGAFTVETDISPHRGTGGLLHDLVLGQDPSALVLVCTARQVMIDPLVAVVRTLAGRIARGADAAIIAHRDGTPAGVMLIRSGVLQSIKAVGYVDMKQQALPELRNRFDIRVVRSRRATGIPIFGATSYIQAVGRYHAQRDGRGFEAPPLGIPLAEDFGCHFTLVEDGAQVDSSV